A single Deltaproteobacteria bacterium IMCC39524 DNA region contains:
- the amrS gene encoding AmmeMemoRadiSam system radical SAM enzyme has translation MHPAKFWEALDEGRVRCNLCRFHCVIAHGRRGRCGVRENHEGELFSLIYGQTVAENIDPIEKKPLYHFYPGSNSLSLATVGCNFRCLHCQNYEISQWPHERSGIPGTKTSPQDVVLRAVESGSASISYTYTEPTIFYEYAYDTAVLAKAAGVRNVFVTNGYMTTAALEAIAPYLDAANVDLKGFSNKAYKEVTGASLKGVLDCLRDYRRLGIWLEVTTLVIPGHNDSEDELKQIASFIADELGRDVPWHISAFYPTYKMLDRPATPVTALYLARDLGRRAGLKYVYLGNVNDPGASDTICPACGKTVIRRQGLRFVDTDLTGNRCNFCGYEIPGVALAGNE, from the coding sequence ATCCATCCCGCAAAATTCTGGGAAGCGCTTGACGAGGGCAGGGTCCGTTGTAACCTCTGCCGCTTTCACTGCGTGATCGCTCATGGCCGACGAGGGCGTTGTGGTGTGCGTGAAAACCACGAAGGTGAGCTCTTTTCCCTGATTTACGGTCAGACCGTGGCTGAAAACATCGATCCGATCGAGAAGAAGCCCCTCTATCATTTTTATCCTGGCTCCAACAGCCTGTCGCTCGCTACTGTCGGCTGTAACTTTCGTTGCCTGCATTGTCAGAACTACGAGATTTCCCAGTGGCCTCACGAGCGCTCCGGTATCCCTGGCACGAAAACTTCTCCGCAGGATGTTGTGCTTCGTGCTGTCGAAAGCGGGTCGGCGAGCATCTCCTACACCTACACCGAACCAACCATCTTTTACGAATACGCCTATGATACTGCGGTCCTTGCCAAAGCTGCCGGGGTCAGGAATGTTTTTGTCACCAACGGCTATATGACAACTGCTGCCCTGGAAGCGATCGCCCCGTATCTCGATGCTGCCAACGTTGATTTGAAAGGCTTTTCGAACAAGGCTTACAAGGAAGTTACAGGCGCGTCTCTTAAAGGCGTCCTCGATTGCCTGCGCGATTACCGGCGACTCGGCATCTGGCTGGAAGTTACCACTCTGGTGATTCCTGGGCATAACGACAGCGAAGATGAACTGAAACAGATTGCCAGCTTCATTGCCGATGAGCTCGGTCGAGACGTCCCCTGGCACATCTCAGCCTTCTATCCCACTTACAAAATGCTCGATCGCCCGGCAACGCCGGTGACCGCTTTATATCTGGCTCGCGATCTCGGTCGACGTGCTGGCTTGAAGTATGTCTACCTGGGTAACGTTAACGATCCCGGTGCCAGCGATACCATTTGCCCTGCTTGCGGGAAAACGGTCATTCGTCGGCAGGGCCTGCGGTTTGTTGACACGGATCTGACCGGTAATCGATGTAATTTTTGTGGCTATGAGATCCCCGGTGTGGCCCTGGCTGGAAACGAATAA
- the rodA gene encoding rod shape-determining protein RodA, whose translation MFDRRLITNFNWTYVLLILLIAVIGIANMYSATSSWTTAAQPVYVKQFYWLGLGLVIIVLVCLLDYRHLEYLSFPLYGGNLLLLILVLAVGKTSMGATRWISLAGFNVQPSEIMKIVIIIALARFFSDKAHLRGFSLKELIAPGLLLAVPALLIMKQPDLGTALLVLCIGGTMALFAGIQRNAVVFLAVTGFAAAGGGWFLLHNYQKQRIMTFLNPERDPLGAGYHIIQSKIAVGSGGIDGMGFMKGTQSQLSFLPERHTDFAFSVFAEEWGLIGCLLLLSLYCLIVIWGLHIALRSNDRFGMYLAIGVSAMLFWHIVVNLGMVIGLLPVVGVPLPLFSYGGTSMVTTMTGVGLLMNVSMRRFMF comes from the coding sequence ATGTTTGACAGACGTTTGATCACAAATTTTAACTGGACATATGTTTTGCTGATTCTGTTGATTGCAGTCATCGGCATCGCCAACATGTACAGTGCCACATCATCCTGGACCACCGCGGCCCAGCCTGTTTATGTCAAACAGTTCTACTGGCTGGGGCTGGGGTTGGTGATTATTGTTCTCGTTTGCCTCCTCGATTACCGCCACCTTGAGTATTTAAGCTTTCCACTCTACGGTGGCAACTTGCTGCTGTTGATACTGGTTCTGGCTGTCGGCAAAACCAGCATGGGTGCGACACGATGGATCAGCCTGGCCGGTTTCAACGTGCAGCCGAGCGAGATCATGAAGATCGTCATCATCATCGCCCTGGCGCGGTTTTTTAGTGATAAGGCGCATCTGCGTGGTTTTTCGCTGAAGGAACTGATCGCTCCGGGCCTGCTGCTTGCGGTTCCTGCTCTGCTCATCATGAAACAACCTGATCTTGGCACCGCCCTGCTGGTGTTGTGTATCGGCGGCACCATGGCTCTTTTTGCCGGGATTCAGCGCAATGCCGTTGTCTTCCTGGCGGTAACAGGTTTCGCTGCCGCAGGGGGCGGATGGTTCCTTTTGCACAATTACCAGAAACAGCGCATCATGACCTTTCTCAATCCGGAGCGCGATCCTCTGGGTGCCGGTTATCACATCATTCAGTCCAAGATTGCTGTGGGCAGTGGCGGTATCGACGGAATGGGCTTCATGAAGGGAACCCAGTCACAGCTTTCTTTCCTGCCTGAGCGGCATACCGACTTTGCTTTCTCTGTCTTTGCCGAAGAGTGGGGACTGATCGGCTGTCTCCTGTTGCTGTCGCTCTATTGCCTGATCGTTATCTGGGGGCTGCATATTGCCTTACGCTCCAACGATCGTTTCGGCATGTATCTCGCCATTGGTGTCTCGGCCATGCTCTTCTGGCACATTGTCGTCAACCTCGGCATGGTGATCGGCCTGCTACCGGTCGTCGGTGTGCCCTTGCCGCTTTTTTCTTATGGTGGAACCAGTATGGTGACGACTATGACCGGGGTCGGTTTGCTGATGAATGTGAGTATGCGGCGGTTTATGTTTTAG
- the mrdA gene encoding penicillin-binding protein 2 translates to MSLNPPPEETPGLRRRFVVSSVIIAGVFFILALRLWFLQVLGVEHYRDLSERNRIRYVAIEAPRGAVFDRHGALLVDNRPAFTVSALRQEVGDRENLFATLSALLDVDEEKLAERWKEGQRLPRYRPLPLLEDVGREAMEKVQENSVDLPGILVEVKPFRDYPHGELAAHLTGYLGEVTEKELGKPSFEGYRSGEMVGKTALERMFEDRLRGTAGQKRIEVNVRGRELRQVTTRSPLPGQSLYLTIDTNLQKAAEEALGDQAGAAVALDVNNGEVLAFVSRPTFDPAWFARGITSDEWRELIDNPRRPMTNKALRGQYPPGSTFKMIVALAALEAGTATPSTTFTCNGSFQLNKSFEYRCWKKRGHGKVDLHKAIKESCDVWFYRVGLEAGIDRISDAATRMGLGQKTGFPFGAERSGLIPNRAWKKKRFGTSWYDGETVISAIGQGFVLTTPLQLATMTAALANGGTVWKPQIVQKIVDLEGATEWMLKPEKLNVTAWPKAAIAAVQNAMESVVNDVGGTAWRSRLEKVRFSGKTGTAQVIRRQDDDEEELEDDEIPYRYRDHALFVSYAPAKNPQIAIAVVVEHGSHGSSAAAPVAKAMYDAYFKDVSDNEEPVKVVFRD, encoded by the coding sequence ATGAGTCTTAACCCGCCTCCCGAAGAAACTCCCGGACTACGACGCCGGTTTGTTGTCTCCTCCGTAATCATTGCCGGAGTTTTCTTCATTCTTGCGCTTCGCCTGTGGTTTTTGCAGGTTCTCGGCGTGGAACATTACCGTGATCTTTCTGAGCGTAATCGCATCCGCTACGTAGCAATCGAGGCACCACGAGGTGCTGTATTCGACCGTCACGGTGCTTTACTGGTTGATAATAGACCGGCGTTTACTGTTTCAGCCCTGCGCCAGGAGGTTGGTGATCGTGAGAATCTCTTCGCAACTCTCTCCGCGTTGCTTGACGTGGATGAGGAAAAGCTTGCAGAGCGCTGGAAAGAGGGGCAACGCTTACCTCGCTATCGACCTTTGCCGTTGCTTGAGGATGTCGGCCGAGAGGCGATGGAAAAGGTTCAGGAGAACTCTGTTGACTTGCCCGGAATCCTGGTTGAGGTCAAGCCGTTTCGAGACTACCCGCACGGTGAACTGGCCGCTCACCTGACTGGCTATCTTGGCGAGGTGACAGAAAAAGAGCTGGGTAAGCCAAGTTTCGAGGGTTATCGCTCCGGTGAAATGGTAGGTAAGACGGCTCTTGAGAGGATGTTTGAAGATCGGTTGCGCGGCACCGCCGGACAGAAACGGATTGAAGTTAATGTCCGGGGGCGGGAGCTTCGCCAGGTGACCACGCGCAGCCCATTACCCGGGCAGAGCCTTTACCTGACGATCGATACGAATTTGCAAAAAGCGGCAGAAGAGGCTCTTGGCGATCAGGCTGGCGCCGCGGTCGCTTTGGATGTTAATAACGGTGAAGTTCTGGCTTTTGTGAGCCGCCCGACCTTTGATCCTGCCTGGTTCGCCCGCGGAATCACCAGCGACGAGTGGCGTGAACTGATCGACAACCCCAGGCGGCCGATGACCAACAAGGCCTTACGCGGTCAGTACCCTCCAGGTTCTACCTTCAAAATGATTGTCGCACTGGCCGCTCTTGAGGCCGGCACCGCGACTCCTTCCACCACATTTACCTGCAACGGTAGTTTTCAGCTCAACAAGAGCTTCGAATATCGCTGCTGGAAGAAAAGAGGTCATGGTAAGGTTGATCTGCATAAAGCCATCAAGGAAAGCTGTGATGTCTGGTTTTACCGTGTCGGCCTGGAAGCTGGGATCGACAGAATCTCCGACGCGGCGACCCGGATGGGCCTGGGTCAGAAGACCGGGTTTCCCTTCGGGGCTGAACGCTCCGGGCTGATCCCGAACAGAGCGTGGAAGAAGAAACGATTTGGCACCAGCTGGTATGACGGTGAGACGGTCATCTCTGCGATTGGTCAGGGCTTCGTTTTGACGACTCCTCTGCAACTGGCCACCATGACTGCAGCCCTCGCCAACGGTGGTACGGTCTGGAAACCACAGATCGTGCAGAAGATCGTGGATCTTGAAGGTGCCACCGAATGGATGCTTAAACCTGAAAAGCTGAATGTAACGGCCTGGCCGAAAGCTGCGATCGCAGCGGTGCAGAATGCCATGGAATCTGTCGTCAACGATGTTGGCGGGACGGCCTGGCGCAGTCGTCTGGAAAAGGTCCGGTTCTCCGGTAAAACCGGCACGGCCCAGGTAATTCGTCGTCAGGATGACGATGAAGAAGAGCTGGAGGATGATGAGATCCCTTATCGGTACCGGGATCATGCACTCTTCGTTTCCTATGCGCCGGCAAAGAATCCGCAAATTGCCATTGCAGTGGTTGTCGAGCATGGCAGTCACGGCTCAAGTGCCGCCGCGCCTGTTGCTAAAGCCATGTATGACGCCTACTTCAAGGATGTGAGTGATAACGAAGAACCTGTAAAGGTTGTCTTCAGGGATTGA
- the mreD gene encoding rod shape-determining protein MreD has product MNRTLIYFALAGIAIILQTVLLPLVLTGDYKPDLLLILVVYLGLHEGPWSGGALVYLMGWFYDGVAGAFPGLHGFVLLGIFLAVRAIVTRVNTESSPLLLLLVLAGTILDSILTAFALDFFSHAARIWPQMAWHLPVQLLLNFIAALILLRISVWLQRTFMPRKKLPGLRKLDSRYES; this is encoded by the coding sequence ATGAACCGCACCCTGATTTATTTTGCCCTGGCGGGGATCGCTATCATCCTGCAGACGGTACTTCTACCTCTGGTTCTTACTGGAGATTACAAACCTGACCTGCTTCTGATCCTGGTGGTTTACCTTGGCCTGCATGAGGGACCATGGAGTGGCGGGGCCCTGGTTTATCTCATGGGTTGGTTCTACGACGGCGTCGCCGGTGCCTTTCCTGGCCTGCATGGTTTTGTCCTGCTCGGTATTTTTCTTGCGGTGCGTGCTATTGTCACCCGGGTTAATACAGAAAGTTCGCCGCTTTTGTTACTTCTGGTTCTCGCTGGAACGATTCTTGACTCGATCCTCACTGCCTTTGCCCTCGATTTTTTCAGTCACGCCGCCCGGATCTGGCCGCAAATGGCCTGGCATCTGCCGGTGCAGCTATTGCTGAATTTTATTGCTGCTCTGATCCTGTTGCGGATCAGCGTCTGGTTGCAGCGGACCTTCATGCCGCGTAAAAAGCTGCCCGGCCTTCGCAAGCTTGATAGCCGTTATGAGTCTTAA
- the mreC gene encoding rod shape-determining protein MreC, whose amino-acid sequence MFLGGVLLLVALLWYSVSLRQQEETNFIESVVLRLTGPVQVGFDNMILGVASTWEHYLYLVDTADENRTLTEENRTLRAVLTQSDEVRLENKRLRLLLDFKETQDIDTLPARVIAEDASSWFRTVMIDKGQEHGVTEGMPVVVAEGVVGRVVRSSPRFSRILLVTDASSAVASLLQDNRARGVCRGQGEQLVFDFVLRQEEVKVGDRVVTSGMGGVFPKGLVVGSVSSVERQEFGLFQAIEVIPSVDFSHLEEVLVLLRGPQ is encoded by the coding sequence TTGTTTCTCGGAGGCGTGCTGCTCTTGGTCGCCTTGCTCTGGTATTCTGTCAGCCTGCGCCAGCAGGAAGAAACTAATTTTATCGAGAGCGTGGTGTTGCGTTTGACCGGGCCGGTACAGGTCGGCTTCGACAATATGATTCTGGGGGTTGCCAGTACCTGGGAACATTACCTTTACCTGGTCGACACGGCAGATGAGAATCGCACATTGACTGAAGAGAATCGTACCCTGCGCGCGGTTTTGACACAGAGTGACGAAGTTCGTCTGGAGAACAAACGCCTGAGACTGTTACTCGACTTCAAAGAGACTCAGGACATTGATACACTGCCTGCTCGTGTGATTGCCGAAGACGCGTCCAGCTGGTTTCGGACTGTCATGATCGACAAAGGTCAGGAACATGGCGTTACCGAAGGGATGCCGGTGGTTGTCGCCGAAGGCGTCGTCGGTCGCGTTGTGCGCAGTAGCCCTCGTTTCTCACGAATTCTCCTGGTAACCGATGCTTCCTCGGCCGTTGCCAGTCTGTTGCAGGATAACCGCGCACGCGGGGTCTGCCGGGGACAGGGTGAACAGCTGGTCTTTGATTTTGTGCTGCGTCAGGAAGAGGTCAAGGTCGGTGACCGGGTCGTCACCAGCGGTATGGGCGGAGTCTTCCCCAAAGGCCTGGTCGTTGGTAGCGTCAGCAGCGTCGAAAGACAGGAGTTCGGACTTTTTCAAGCGATTGAGGTCATCCCCTCCGTCGACTTTTCCCACCTTGAGGAGGTTCTGGTCCTGCTGCGGGGGCCGCAATGA